The stretch of DNA ATCCTGCAAACTCAATGGCGATGCTGTCCAATGGTATTCACTTTGATAACGAGCCGTAGCATTCACCCAGTTAAACAAAGGAATTTTATTTATTGGTAAGGTGTAATTTAGTCCTGTCGATTGATCAAACTGATTCATTTTACCACCGGCATAAACACTATTCATCACAAAGTCGCGATATTCAATCATATACTGATCATCGGAGCGATCGATACGCCCTTCGGGTTCATTGATGAAAGCACTGGCTTTAGCGTTATAATCCAACTTCAAAGAGCGTGTTAAATCAAAACGCATATTATAAGAGCGGTTCCAATCGAAACGCTTACTCCAAGTCCAGCGGATAGGAATATCGCCTATACTTTTATTTCGTAGCTTTTTATCTTCATACTCTCTATTGATATCTGTTCTAAAAGTGAATAAACGGGGTTTAAGAAAAAAGTTAAAATCGCGAATAATACGCCAGTTTTTACCACTTAAGAACTTCACTCTTTTAAAAGGCTCTATCGGTTTAGGATTTAGATTCACATTATAACCCAAACCTCCACGATAAGCTTTCTTTAAATGATATTCAATATCAATATTACGATGATAAATTTCTGAATATGAATAAGAAACATCAAAATTCTCAAGGTCATAGATATGTGTTTTACCTAAATTTGATCCCGATCTGTCTTTTCTAACATTGATAAAGTTGATATTCTTTCTCAAAGTAAAATCTTGCGCTACGGATCGTGCCGAATCCCTTTTCGACTTAGTTGGATAACTATCTAAATCTTTCTGAAAATTTATATCGGGATCCAAGGGGTTAAACTCAGGATCGAGCTTAGTCTCAGAATAATCAAAATGCAATGGAATACGAATGCCCCATTTTTCAGGAAAAAATTTCCCTATCTTCAGATTTGTTGCAACATCAATATTAGTTACATCTTCAAGCTGGCGATTAGTAATACCACTTTCCAAACCACCAAAACCCGCTGTGCTTCTCGCTCCCGAAACAATAACATTACCTAAATCGGCCAAATCAATCTTAGCTCTTGCCGTTGCTGCCCAAGCTGATTTATTATCAAAATCACTTACTCGCAATTCGTTAATCCATATTTCTGCACATTTTGAAAGGCCATCATCATCGCTATCAACAGTTGTTTTTTTAGGATTCCTCACTCCTATCATAATGGCTTTTACATCACTTAGGCTGGGGGAGCCTTTTACTGTAATTTTATTTCCATTGTCCATTTCGGAATAAAGTGAACCGGCATTTAAAATACCTACACTCTCTCGTTCGGCAATATTTCTATTTAGTTTTACTTCGACTAAACGCTCCAAATCAACATCAAAACGGTTGGCCTCCGGCCAGATTGCTTCCGGATCGGAAGTCCCCCAATCGGTTAATTGCAGAGGAATTTCATATTCATAATAATTTTCTGTAAAGTCGGCTCCCAAACGAATAAAAATAGTCAAGTCGCCATTATCAAGCTTGTCGTCAATTCGCATTTTTTCAGCGTGGACAAACATCTTTAATTTTTTATATCGCCTAAAATCAAAATCAACCGTTTTAAAAGTTGCTCTGGCATCACCGTCTAATAAACCACAACTTACGATCTGCATTGCCTGCTCGTTACGTCTCTGTAAATTTGTTGTTCCAATATTTATCTCACGTTCAATACCCGGCGGAATAACATAAGGAATAGGATAACGACTACCATTCTCTTCAATATTTACGGCCGCCACATCAAAAACCGTTTCACTCTGAATATCGTCCGGAATATACTCTCCAGGACTTAATAAATCATAACGATAACGGCGCCAATCGCTGCGTACCAATTCCAAAGTTGCAAAACGGAGCACTTTTGGTTTTTCAAATCCCTTCATAAACATCCGCATAAAGCGAATAGATTTAAAATCGTTAATGGCTCCAACCACCTTACTTGGACTGCGAACAGGAATTTTAAATTGATACCATTTAGTGTAAATAGGATCGCCATTTTCTTTTTCATCAGAACCATTGCCTTCCCGAATATCGGTAATAAAATTTTTCCCTATTTCCATATTGTCAGGATGCAAATCGATAACATATTGATAGTATCGCTCGGCCTCACTTAAAGTATTATCTCTATTTATATCTTCCACATCGGGCAAAGTAGTGGCCATAGTAGGATAAGTTTCATCGCTAAACTCAGATGCAGGACTATTCCCTTCTACACCGTTATACTTTTTATACCGCTCTATAATACTGCCGTATTGGTCATTCTCATCATAATCCGTTCCGCGGAAATAATGAAAGTTATCTGCTGAAGGATCTTCATTAGCTTTTGTAAAAGCTTGAGAATTAACACCATAACGAGTATTTATTTTATTTAGATATATTTCCTGAAAAAAGTTCCGTTCATCATCATCGCTCAAGCCATCAAAGCCAACATCCTGAAATGGACGCGATTTCGGCTGATTATCAAAAGCATCGACCAGCGATTGAAGAACCGGCACTCTACCCCATATTGTTGAATCAACATTCTCTACGATTTCAGATGTTGGCAAACCATTTTCGTATGCTTTTCGCGAATCGCGCAAAATATCCTCCGAAACATCACCCAAATTAAAATACAATTGTCCGCCACTTCCATTTGGATCTTCGCTAAACGGATCCATCATCCAAAACTCAATATACTCTATATTGGTTGCTTCAAAATCAGAAGTTTCTATTTGGCGCATAATACCGCCCCAGCGCGTTTCCGGATTTTTAAGACTACCATCAGATTCTAAACCTGACGAAATTCCCAAAACGCCATCTACATCGTAATTGTATGCACCACGCTCTTCAGGATAAAAAGCCAAATTAAAAACAGGAATATTACTCGGATAACCATTAGGCGTTTCTTTTGCAGGAAAAACTTCTTTCTCTAATACCTGTCGAACCTCATCTTTTGATAATTCTTCTCTATCTATATTCGCAGGGCGAAGATTACCTTGATCGTAAAATAGCGGATCAATAATATACCAAGCAAGCTTGGCGCGATTCATACCATACAATAAATCTGTACCTATTCCGGCTTCGGGAAACATTCCTGCTTGAGTTTGTCCTTGCGGTGTACTAGCCATTGTCCAACGCGAAACCATTTTTAAATCGATGGTTGATTTTGTTCCTTCAAAATCATCGATATACGAAGTTCCACTTTCGCCAATAGCCCTCGAATGGCCAGGTAAAAAATGAGCAAATTCACCATTAAAGGTTATTGTAGAAGGAGCGTCGGTTTCGATAAAAGGTAGTTTATCCACCATTTTAGTAATCCATCGCGATTCTTTTTGATAACTAATATCAAAACCATAAATAGTATTGTTTATAGGATCGTCTCCAATATTCGTTTTCTGGGTAATGGGCTTTTCACTTAGGTTAAGAAAAGTACCTCCTAAATGCAAATTCTTACTCCAGTCGTAGTCGATATGCGTACCCATCATACGCTTGGTTTGCAAACTAAAAGCCGCAGTACTTTCCATAGAAATATTGATGGGCGTTCCCGAGCTTAAAATTCCTTCGTTAATAATCCTAACACGACCCAAAGTATAATCAACGGTATAATCTACATTTTCAACCAGTGGAATACCTCCGGCTGTGACTTTTACAGAACCTTGCGGAACATTTAAGGCGTTCAAAGAGATTTCGGAACCGGTAGATGATTTAAAAGAACCATCGAGCAAAAATTTATTTTTAGCCGGATATTGCTGTGCTCCCGATTTGGTTAGTGTATAAAGTGAATCGTAACAGTATTTATCTGCCAAAGCATCATCAGCTAATTTATTACGTAAATATTCTCCAAAAGGCTCAAGCATTGGAAAAAAGATTCGCCCATTTGATGCTTGAATTGTACCGCCGTTTATAGCTGCCTGATCGATAAAAT from Bacteroidales bacterium encodes:
- the sprA gene encoding cell surface protein SprA codes for the protein MSLKNRISINKYIFLFVFFLTNPFLKAEVLNESKKEIDFSIVYLTLVADTSNSDTISLIYPIPQDKSVLYYGATPKSALYLRDPKNLKNQFIYDPVTGQYVFTSKMGELNYRPSQKIDLDEYRIFEANQALHNYWKKKASERVDAGQQGGIPKIHIGGEAFERIFGSNTIDIRPQGSAELLFGVVNNKREDPALNVRQQSTTNFDFQQKIQLNVLAKIGDKIEFKVNYNTEATFDFENKLKLKYEGKEDEIIQLIEAGDVTLPLNSTLIQGSQSLFGIKSKLKFGKMTITSVFSEQKSESSSITVQGGGQKNDFQLKIDEYEENRHFFLSKYFRDNYERSLTDLPVINSNINITKIEVWVTNVGAPLTENRNILAFQDLGESRPYNPLFSPVTSQRLPYNDVNNLKQIVDTSRVRSISNITSYLQSGSLNLVSGIDYEKVELARKLRPSEYTLNRKLGFISLNTRINPDQIVAVSYQYTVIGDQKIYQVGEFSDQGVVAPNTLMVKLLKSTATNTQTDLWKLMMKNVYNIGAYQVNREDFNLNILYAGGVDGVPKGYLAEGPEDVKGVNLIEVMKLDRLDQQLNPTADGVFDFIDQAAINGGTIQASNGRIFFPMLEPFGEYLRNKLADDALADKYCYDSLYTLTKSGAQQYPAKNKFLLDGSFKSSTGSEISLNALNVPQGSVKVTAGGIPLVENVDYTVDYTLGRVRIINEGILSSGTPINISMESTAAFSLQTKRMMGTHIDYDWSKNLHLGGTFLNLSEKPITQKTNIGDDPINNTIYGFDISYQKESRWITKMVDKLPFIETDAPSTITFNGEFAHFLPGHSRAIGESGTSYIDDFEGTKSTIDLKMVSRWTMASTPQGQTQAGMFPEAGIGTDLLYGMNRAKLAWYIIDPLFYDQGNLRPANIDREELSKDEVRQVLEKEVFPAKETPNGYPSNIPVFNLAFYPEERGAYNYDVDGVLGISSGLESDGSLKNPETRWGGIMRQIETSDFEATNIEYIEFWMMDPFSEDPNGSGGQLYFNLGDVSEDILRDSRKAYENGLPTSEIVENVDSTIWGRVPVLQSLVDAFDNQPKSRPFQDVGFDGLSDDDERNFFQEIYLNKINTRYGVNSQAFTKANEDPSADNFHYFRGTDYDENDQYGSIIERYKKYNGVEGNSPASEFSDETYPTMATTLPDVEDINRDNTLSEAERYYQYVIDLHPDNMEIGKNFITDIREGNGSDEKENGDPIYTKWYQFKIPVRSPSKVVGAINDFKSIRFMRMFMKGFEKPKVLRFATLELVRSDWRRYRYDLLSPGEYIPDDIQSETVFDVAAVNIEENGSRYPIPYVIPPGIEREINIGTTNLQRRNEQAMQIVSCGLLDGDARATFKTVDFDFRRYKKLKMFVHAEKMRIDDKLDNGDLTIFIRLGADFTENYYEYEIPLQLTDWGTSDPEAIWPEANRFDVDLERLVEVKLNRNIAERESVGILNAGSLYSEMDNGNKITVKGSPSLSDVKAIMIGVRNPKKTTVDSDDDGLSKCAEIWINELRVSDFDNKSAWAATARAKIDLADLGNVIVSGARSTAGFGGLESGITNRQLEDVTNIDVATNLKIGKFFPEKWGIRIPLHFDYSETKLDPEFNPLDPDINFQKDLDSYPTKSKRDSARSVAQDFTLRKNINFINVRKDRSGSNLGKTHIYDLENFDVSYSYSEIYHRNIDIEYHLKKAYRGGLGYNVNLNPKPIEPFKRVKFLSGKNWRIIRDFNFFLKPRLFTFRTDINREYEDKKLRNKSIGDIPIRWTWSKRFDWNRSYNMRFDLTRSLKLDYNAKASAFINEPEGRIDRSDDQYMIEYRDFVMNSVYAGGKMNQFDQSTGLNYTLPINKIPLFNWVNATARYQSEYHWTASPLSLQDRFGNSIENSSSLALNGSFRISKLYDKIPYLKKISRPQRRPGRRSAAPNRNNKQLKKPEKDKLAIKILNESLKVLMMWKDASVTYSENKGNYLPGFIPEPDMLGNNWSKMAPGLGYVFGLDNDIRYEAGINGWLSTDSAQNQMSMNKQSTDLNLRATLEPVKDFRIEISATRTSTNSSEDYYKWSDDDFSFQSFAAMERGSFSMSFLTIGTAFKKINDDNSSEPYDNLRAYRFPIAERLANQNSNWTGLYNDSTGFPIGYGATSQDVIHGAFMAAYTGKSPQDVKLGYFPSIPLPNWRFTYKGLSKIPFIKKWFKNITISHAYRSSYNIGSYISNIQYQETNGFASSLNDNYDFNAKYDITLLSISEQFSPLIRINATLKNSMIANIEIKRSRNLALSFVNNQLTEVVSQEYVIGIGYRLKGVKLKFSNVRGGNGKTKVNSDLNLKADFSLRDNRTILRRIDQNIDQVSSGQKVMSINFSADYMMSDRMTMRFYYDQVINNPYMANQYRNSTTNGGISLRFTLAQ